In a single window of the Phycisphaerales bacterium genome:
- a CDS encoding Na+/H+ antiporter subunit B encodes MNVQSLILRTTAGFLLILLMVYSIFILLRGHNEPGGGFIGGLLIAAGFALYALAFDAAAARRLLRIDPRLLLGVGLLIAAASGARALVLAEPFMQAWWFPVMIPGVGKIGTVLMFDIGVYLTVLGTALQILLTLSEE; translated from the coding sequence ATGAATGTGCAGTCGCTGATTCTGCGTACCACGGCCGGCTTTCTGCTGATCCTGCTGATGGTGTACTCGATCTTCATCCTGCTGCGCGGGCATAACGAACCCGGCGGCGGCTTCATCGGCGGGCTGCTGATTGCAGCCGGCTTTGCGCTCTATGCGCTGGCGTTCGACGCGGCGGCGGCGCGGCGCCTGCTGCGCATTGACCCGCGGCTGCTTCTCGGAGTCGGCCTGCTGATCGCGGCGGCCAGCGGTGCGCGGGCACTGGTACTCGCGGAACCGTTCATGCAGGCCTGGTGGTTCCCCGTGATGATTCCCGGCGTCGGCAAGATCGGCACCGTGCTGATGTTTGATATCGGCGTGTACCTGACGGTGCTCGGCACCGCGCTGCAGATCCTGCTGACACTGAGCGAGGAATAG
- a CDS encoding DUF4040 domain-containing protein: MLELFWIIAAPFMAVALVPWLRNVLRGLTGYALALVPAGIVWVVAGHLPLEPDTAPSLVWSWLPELGVQFALRMDGLSALFVLMIAGIGALILIYAGGYMGSDPRAARLYGLLLAFMGSMLGVVLSDDLITLFVFWELTSITSFLLIGFNHEQEKSRASALQALLVTGGGGLALLAGLILLSIAAATADGAGLTEFGRISAILSLDLRAHPLYPAALVLILLGAFTKSAQFPFHFWLPNAMTAPTPVSAYLHSATMVKAGVFLLARLQPGLGDTLLWTVIVTSVGAITMLSAAAMSAGQRDLKRILAYTTVSVLGTLTMLIGLGTDAALKAAVVFVAAHALYKCALFMVAGSIDHETGTRDVTRLGGLFGLMPVTALAALLAALSQAGAPPMFGFIGKELLLKAKLDLEWVGALLIIVAVLTNIFLIAMALVVAVWPFYGRRLATPKHAHEAPLAMLIGPVVLSVGGLFVGLFPAVFDQTLGPAAVSAIAGHVVAMELHLWHGMNPAALTALAISAVTLVLGFVLFARLHHFFEHLVVVGHRIERAGPARGYELALAGVLQLAAGVTGLLQSGHLRRYVMVVVLVLVALLCVPVVRSVPAAFTDELWSIYWHEATLAVVALLSAAFATRSRSRLSAVAFLGVTGISIALLFALLSAPDLAITLVMVEILTVILFVFVFYHLPQLKALRTPRERARDALYASAAGLVMTLLVLASTAVPLDSELARYYAQNSKPAAHGRNIVNVILVDFRALDTLGEVTVLAVAAIGVFALLRLRRRTRRASA, encoded by the coding sequence ATGCTCGAACTGTTCTGGATCATCGCGGCTCCGTTCATGGCCGTAGCACTGGTCCCGTGGCTGCGGAATGTCCTGCGTGGGCTGACCGGGTACGCGCTGGCCCTGGTACCAGCGGGTATCGTCTGGGTAGTGGCCGGACATCTGCCGCTGGAGCCGGATACGGCACCCTCGCTGGTGTGGTCGTGGCTGCCGGAATTGGGGGTCCAGTTTGCCCTCCGGATGGACGGACTGTCAGCCCTGTTTGTGCTGATGATCGCGGGAATCGGGGCACTGATCCTGATTTACGCCGGTGGCTACATGGGCAGCGACCCGCGCGCGGCGCGGTTGTACGGCTTGTTGCTGGCATTCATGGGTTCGATGCTGGGGGTGGTCCTGAGCGATGACCTGATCACCCTGTTTGTATTCTGGGAACTCACGAGCATTACCTCGTTCCTGCTGATCGGCTTCAATCACGAACAAGAGAAATCACGGGCTTCGGCCCTCCAAGCGTTGCTCGTCACGGGCGGTGGCGGCCTGGCCCTGCTCGCGGGGCTGATCCTGCTGAGTATCGCCGCAGCGACGGCGGACGGTGCCGGCCTGACCGAGTTCGGACGGATCTCCGCCATCCTGTCGCTCGACCTGCGGGCGCATCCCCTGTATCCGGCCGCCCTCGTTCTCATCTTGCTCGGGGCCTTTACGAAATCGGCGCAGTTTCCATTCCACTTCTGGCTGCCGAACGCGATGACGGCACCTACGCCGGTAAGTGCCTACCTGCACTCGGCGACGATGGTGAAGGCCGGCGTCTTCCTGCTGGCACGGCTGCAGCCCGGGCTGGGTGACACGTTGTTATGGACGGTCATCGTGACGTCGGTCGGCGCAATCACCATGCTGAGCGCGGCAGCGATGTCCGCTGGGCAGCGCGATCTGAAGCGGATCCTGGCGTATACGACCGTCAGCGTGCTGGGCACCTTGACGATGCTGATCGGATTGGGGACGGACGCCGCCCTCAAGGCGGCCGTGGTGTTCGTCGCCGCACACGCTTTGTACAAGTGCGCGCTGTTCATGGTGGCGGGCAGCATCGATCACGAAACCGGGACGCGTGATGTCACGCGCCTGGGCGGGCTCTTCGGCCTGATGCCGGTGACGGCGCTTGCCGCCCTGCTGGCGGCACTGAGCCAGGCCGGCGCCCCGCCGATGTTCGGTTTCATCGGCAAGGAATTGCTCCTCAAGGCCAAGCTGGACCTGGAATGGGTCGGGGCACTACTGATCATCGTGGCAGTGCTCACCAACATCTTCCTGATCGCAATGGCCCTGGTCGTGGCCGTGTGGCCGTTCTATGGTCGGCGGTTGGCGACCCCCAAGCACGCGCACGAGGCCCCGCTGGCGATGTTGATCGGACCGGTCGTGCTGTCCGTGGGCGGACTCTTCGTGGGGTTGTTTCCAGCCGTGTTTGACCAGACCCTCGGACCAGCGGCGGTATCAGCGATCGCCGGACACGTGGTCGCCATGGAGCTGCACCTCTGGCACGGCATGAACCCCGCCGCACTGACCGCATTGGCCATCAGCGCGGTAACGCTCGTGCTGGGCTTCGTGCTGTTTGCGCGGCTGCATCACTTCTTCGAGCACCTGGTGGTGGTGGGCCACCGGATCGAGCGGGCAGGACCCGCGCGCGGCTACGAGCTCGCCTTGGCCGGTGTGCTGCAATTGGCGGCGGGCGTCACGGGCCTCCTGCAATCCGGCCATCTCCGCCGCTACGTCATGGTGGTCGTATTGGTGCTCGTAGCCCTGCTGTGCGTCCCGGTCGTACGGAGTGTGCCGGCGGCGTTTACCGACGAGCTTTGGTCCATCTACTGGCACGAGGCCACGCTTGCGGTCGTGGCGTTGCTGTCGGCGGCCTTCGCCACGCGGTCACGGTCACGGCTCAGTGCGGTCGCGTTCCTGGGGGTGACGGGGATCTCGATCGCCCTGCTGTTCGCCCTCCTGAGCGCCCCCGATCTCGCCATCACGCTGGTCATGGTGGAGATCCTTACCGTGATTCTGTTCGTCTTTGTCTTCTACCACCTGCCGCAGCTCAAGGCCCTGCGAACCCCGCGCGAACGCGCGCGCGATGCGCTCTATGCCAGCGCGGCGGGTCTCGTGATGACCCTGCTGGTGCTGGCGTCGACGGCCGTACCGCTCGATTCCGAGCTGGCGCGCTACTACGCGCAGAACAGCAAACCGGCCGCACACGGTCGTAACATCGTGAACGTGATCCTGGTGGATTTCCGGGCCCTGGACACGCTTGGCGAAGTCACGGTTCTGGCCGTCGCGGCGATCGGGGTGTTTGCTCTGCTGCGGTTGCGGCGCCGCACGCGGAGGGCGTCGGCATGA
- a CDS encoding GNAT family N-acetyltransferase, whose product MAMVAAEISIRPGTPRDLAAVHALFTAALEFDRFGPELLAEKLFANPRPAEQSYALYLAEAGGQLLGALQGVSRPALRRGWLGLFAVAAAHRGRGVATKLFARVRSDWSAAGIASAEALAQPGNYFTPGLDPRYTAALGWLERQGFRKFGDCVNLCADLRGAPFETAGDETRLAQQGFVVRRATAEDGPLLDTFFAAQFGAEWRLETELALRRAPPALHLALRDNTVIAFSAHSGQNREWGFFGPMGTTPAARGTGLGRLLLKRCLNDLRAAGHITAVIPWVGPITFYSRAVPCRVERVFWRYRLDLASPEVER is encoded by the coding sequence ATGGCGATGGTGGCCGCCGAGATCTCGATCCGTCCGGGAACGCCACGCGACCTCGCTGCCGTGCATGCCCTTTTCACGGCAGCCCTGGAATTTGACCGCTTTGGACCGGAGCTTCTGGCCGAGAAACTGTTCGCGAATCCCCGCCCGGCGGAACAGTCCTACGCGCTGTACCTTGCGGAGGCCGGCGGACAACTGCTCGGCGCGCTGCAGGGTGTGTCTCGACCGGCGTTGAGACGCGGCTGGTTGGGGCTCTTCGCCGTGGCGGCGGCGCACCGCGGCCGGGGCGTGGCCACAAAACTGTTTGCGCGGGTGCGGTCCGACTGGAGTGCGGCCGGCATCGCGTCCGCCGAAGCCCTCGCCCAGCCGGGGAACTATTTCACACCGGGACTCGATCCGCGCTACACGGCGGCGCTCGGCTGGCTGGAGCGCCAGGGTTTCCGCAAATTCGGCGATTGCGTCAACCTGTGCGCGGATCTCCGCGGCGCGCCATTCGAAACGGCCGGTGACGAGACTCGTCTCGCGCAGCAGGGCTTCGTCGTGCGACGGGCCACGGCAGAAGACGGCCCGCTGCTCGATACCTTTTTCGCGGCGCAATTCGGGGCGGAGTGGCGCCTGGAAACCGAATTGGCCCTGCGCCGCGCGCCGCCCGCGCTGCATCTGGCACTGCGCGACAACACCGTCATCGCCTTCAGTGCACATTCCGGACAGAACCGGGAGTGGGGCTTTTTTGGTCCGATGGGAACCACCCCGGCGGCCCGCGGCACCGGCCTCGGACGCCTGCTGTTGAAGCGATGTCTGAATGATCTGCGGGCAGCGGGTCATATCACGGCCGTCATTCCGTGGGTCGGTCCCATCACCTTTTATTCACGGGCGGTGCCCTGCCGGGTCGAGCGCGTGTTCTGGCGCTACCGGCTGGACCTGGCATCACCGGAGGTGGAGCGTTGA
- a CDS encoding glycogen synthase, which yields MAGNRNGAIPETDQTLALPEAALLFEVAWEVCAQAGGIYTVLRSKAPATVRRWEDRYFLIGPYREASARVELEPHPPSEQLAQVFAAFARTGVRLHFGRWLISGRPQVILVDLASLASRLAETKYFLWKDNGISSPAGDYEFDEIVLFGAFVTDFLQALGRQLPAVALLAHFHEWQGAAAVPRLRFLNARVATVFTTHATLAGRNLCAANANIYDQMGEINAGAIAERHGFSHRHALEGSAAVSADVFTTVSGITALEAEHFLGRRAEVLLPNGLNIERFAAPHEFQILHRECKQHIHEFVMGHFFPSYTFDLDRTLYLFTAGRYEYRNKGLDVFIEALYELNRRMRAENSPMTVVAFIITRAATRALNVETLNRQAMFNELRDTCQRIQDEMGQKLLHIVATGRLPSLNELLDEYATVRLKRMLYAWRSGPPPTIVTHDLIDDAHDPVLCHLRHRRLLNLESDRVKVVFHPDFLTATSPLLGMDYDQFVRGCHIGVFPSYYEPWGYTPLECVVRGVPAITSDLSGFGHYLMEHIPEHDSHGLFVCRRKGVNFNATVGQVVEWLHLLTQMQRRERIALRNKVESRGGHFDWNNLVRFYVDAHRLALERHYAGHSLIPADPDHDPEPRETPQPGPRPQRRRTTRAAAPRRGPSPKR from the coding sequence ATGGCCGGCAATCGCAACGGCGCCATTCCTGAGACCGACCAGACCCTCGCGCTCCCCGAGGCCGCATTACTTTTCGAGGTGGCGTGGGAGGTCTGTGCCCAGGCGGGGGGTATCTACACGGTGCTGCGCAGCAAAGCGCCGGCCACGGTTCGCCGCTGGGAGGATCGCTACTTTCTCATCGGACCCTATCGCGAGGCCTCCGCCCGTGTGGAACTCGAACCGCACCCCCCGTCGGAGCAGCTCGCGCAGGTCTTCGCAGCTTTTGCCCGAACCGGCGTGCGGCTGCACTTCGGTCGTTGGCTGATCTCCGGCCGGCCGCAGGTCATTCTGGTCGACCTTGCCTCGCTGGCGTCGCGCCTGGCCGAGACCAAGTACTTCCTTTGGAAGGACAACGGTATCAGTTCGCCGGCGGGCGACTACGAGTTTGATGAAATCGTACTCTTCGGGGCCTTTGTGACGGATTTCCTGCAGGCCCTGGGGCGGCAGCTCCCGGCGGTGGCCCTGTTGGCACACTTCCACGAATGGCAGGGTGCCGCCGCGGTTCCGCGCCTGCGGTTCCTGAATGCTAGGGTTGCAACCGTCTTCACGACGCATGCCACGCTCGCGGGGCGTAACCTGTGTGCCGCGAACGCGAACATCTACGACCAGATGGGCGAAATCAATGCTGGCGCCATTGCCGAACGGCATGGTTTCTCGCATCGTCACGCACTGGAGGGCTCCGCCGCCGTCAGCGCGGACGTTTTCACGACCGTTTCCGGCATCACGGCGCTCGAAGCGGAGCACTTTCTCGGCCGCCGGGCGGAGGTCCTGCTGCCCAACGGGCTGAACATTGAAAGATTTGCCGCTCCGCACGAGTTTCAGATTCTTCACCGCGAATGCAAACAGCACATCCACGAATTCGTGATGGGGCACTTCTTCCCCAGCTACACTTTTGACCTTGATCGTACGCTCTATCTCTTCACTGCCGGGCGCTATGAATACCGCAATAAAGGCCTCGATGTTTTTATCGAAGCGCTTTACGAGCTGAACCGCCGTATGCGGGCGGAGAACTCGCCGATGACAGTGGTCGCGTTCATCATCACGCGTGCCGCTACCCGGGCCTTGAATGTCGAAACGCTCAATCGGCAGGCCATGTTCAATGAGTTGCGCGACACCTGCCAGCGCATCCAAGACGAGATGGGCCAGAAACTCCTGCACATCGTCGCCACCGGCCGTTTACCCAGTCTGAACGAACTGCTCGATGAATACGCCACCGTGCGCCTCAAGCGCATGCTGTACGCCTGGCGTTCGGGCCCACCGCCGACGATCGTAACCCACGATCTGATCGACGATGCCCACGATCCGGTGCTCTGCCATTTGCGCCACCGGCGGTTACTGAATCTTGAAAGCGACCGTGTGAAGGTCGTCTTCCATCCTGATTTTCTGACGGCCACGAGCCCCCTGCTCGGCATGGATTATGACCAGTTTGTGCGTGGCTGCCATATCGGCGTATTTCCGTCTTACTACGAGCCGTGGGGCTACACGCCACTGGAATGTGTCGTGCGTGGCGTGCCGGCGATCACCAGCGACCTGAGCGGTTTCGGTCACTACCTGATGGAACACATTCCCGAGCACGATTCGCACGGCTTGTTCGTGTGCCGCCGGAAGGGTGTGAACTTCAATGCGACCGTGGGACAGGTCGTGGAATGGCTGCACCTGCTGACGCAGATGCAGCGCCGTGAACGCATCGCCCTGCGCAACAAGGTGGAGAGTCGCGGTGGGCACTTCGACTGGAACAATCTCGTGCGGTTCTATGTGGATGCCCACCGACTCGCGCTGGAGCGGCATTATGCCGGACACTCGCTGATTCCCGCGGACCCGGACCATGACCCCGAACCGCGCGAAACCCCTCAACCTGGGCCGCGTCCGCAGCGGCGCCGGACGACTCGTGCGGCCGCGCCGCGCCGCGGTCCGTCCCCGAAGCGCTGA
- a CDS encoding glucosamine-6-phosphate deaminase, with product MSSRVEQIALDSSGYELIYGPEEKIPSIVVPNFPALGRLTAARFLEWVLANPEGVVALPTGKTPEYFIKFTQHWLQNWDKRDVQEALAAVGVPTAQKPRLSGLRFVQIDEFYPIDTKQHNSFYYFVNKFYLKGFGMNPDRALLIDPNEIGLPRGLALKDVFPDLAVDLALRVRKATSLLEKRQQEVLKAVDEYCTDYERKVRELGGIGFFLGGIGPDGHIAFNIRGSDVYSTTRLLDPNYETKAGAAADLGGMEVARHKSVITIGLATITYNPAAVALIIAAGEAKAKIVARTLHSSVSNEFPGSVLQLLPQARFYLTSGAAVRLTNRLFVELQRRETVLDEQLHRIVMDLSLNCRKPIRHLRRDEFLDDRFGAELLRKTGLNHEQLCAKTEERVLENLRRGHAPVEHKTLLHTAPHHDDIILGYLPYVTNAVRRRSTKHWFAYLTSGFNAVTNSYMYSVMQDLHERLERGAFRPLMETDFFDPKNRLARRLDTSHFHQGVASMREELKAEATAQRLLRNLIELYEDDNLTNIQQRLAELRNYFLTQYPGKKDIAVVQQLKGRMREFESDLKWAYYGFTGEAVRHLRLGFYKGDIFTEPPTIDRDVLPVRDLLLEVNPDIVTCAFDPEGSGPDTHYKVLQAVAAGLKMYQEQAARMDIRVLGYRNVWFEFHPSEANLYVPSSLTHMSDLEACFETCFATQRTASFPSYELDGPFSKLARKIQAKQFAQVKTFLGEDFFVYNEDHGLRAACGMVYLREMSTAEFFSNAAELKHRAEDR from the coding sequence CTGTCCAGCCGAGTCGAGCAGATCGCCCTGGATAGCAGCGGATACGAACTGATCTATGGTCCGGAGGAGAAAATTCCTTCGATCGTGGTGCCGAACTTTCCGGCGCTGGGTCGGCTGACGGCCGCGCGGTTTCTGGAATGGGTACTCGCCAATCCCGAGGGGGTGGTGGCCCTGCCGACCGGGAAAACCCCGGAATACTTCATCAAGTTTACGCAACACTGGCTGCAAAACTGGGACAAGCGGGACGTACAGGAAGCGCTCGCAGCGGTGGGGGTGCCGACCGCACAGAAGCCCCGGCTCTCGGGTCTGCGTTTCGTGCAGATCGACGAGTTCTATCCCATCGACACCAAGCAGCACAACAGCTTCTACTACTTCGTCAACAAGTTTTATCTCAAGGGGTTCGGGATGAACCCGGACCGTGCGCTGCTGATCGATCCGAACGAGATCGGCCTGCCGCGCGGGCTGGCCTTGAAGGACGTTTTTCCGGATCTGGCGGTGGACCTGGCCCTGCGCGTGCGCAAAGCCACCAGTCTGCTGGAAAAGCGGCAACAGGAAGTGCTCAAGGCCGTCGATGAGTACTGCACAGATTACGAGCGTAAGGTGCGTGAGCTGGGAGGGATCGGCTTCTTTCTGGGCGGCATCGGACCGGACGGACACATCGCGTTCAACATCCGCGGATCAGACGTGTACTCCACGACACGCCTGCTCGATCCCAACTACGAAACGAAGGCGGGCGCAGCGGCCGACCTCGGCGGCATGGAGGTCGCCCGGCACAAGAGCGTGATCACGATCGGACTGGCCACGATCACATACAACCCGGCGGCGGTCGCCCTGATCATCGCCGCGGGTGAAGCCAAGGCGAAGATCGTGGCGCGAACGCTGCACAGTTCGGTTTCGAACGAGTTTCCTGGTTCGGTGCTGCAACTGCTGCCACAAGCCCGCTTCTACCTGACCAGTGGGGCCGCGGTGCGGTTGACCAACCGGCTCTTTGTCGAGTTGCAGCGCCGCGAGACGGTGCTCGACGAGCAATTGCACCGCATTGTGATGGATCTTTCACTCAACTGCCGCAAACCGATCCGGCACCTGCGCCGCGATGAGTTTCTCGACGATCGCTTCGGCGCTGAGCTGTTGCGGAAAACCGGCCTGAACCATGAACAATTGTGTGCCAAGACCGAGGAGCGCGTGCTCGAGAACCTGCGCCGCGGGCACGCCCCGGTGGAGCACAAGACGCTGCTGCACACCGCGCCGCACCACGATGACATCATCCTGGGCTACCTCCCCTATGTGACCAATGCCGTGCGCCGCCGCAGCACGAAACACTGGTTCGCGTATCTGACGAGCGGTTTTAACGCGGTCACAAACAGCTACATGTACAGCGTCATGCAGGATTTGCACGAACGGCTGGAACGCGGCGCCTTCCGCCCCCTGATGGAAACAGACTTCTTCGACCCGAAGAACCGCCTCGCCCGCCGGCTGGATACTTCACACTTCCACCAGGGCGTGGCCAGCATGCGCGAGGAACTGAAGGCCGAGGCCACGGCGCAGCGCCTGCTGCGCAACCTGATCGAACTGTACGAGGACGACAACCTCACCAACATCCAGCAGCGTCTGGCCGAACTGCGGAATTACTTCCTGACGCAATACCCCGGGAAGAAGGACATCGCCGTCGTGCAGCAGCTCAAGGGGCGCATGCGCGAATTCGAGTCCGACCTGAAATGGGCCTACTACGGATTCACCGGGGAGGCCGTGCGACACCTGCGACTGGGCTTCTACAAGGGTGATATCTTCACCGAGCCACCCACGATCGACCGCGACGTGCTGCCGGTCCGCGATCTGCTGCTCGAGGTCAATCCGGACATCGTGACGTGCGCCTTCGATCCCGAAGGAAGTGGTCCGGATACGCATTACAAAGTGCTGCAGGCCGTCGCCGCCGGCTTGAAGATGTACCAGGAGCAGGCGGCCCGCATGGATATCCGCGTCCTCGGCTACCGTAACGTGTGGTTCGAGTTTCACCCGTCCGAGGCGAACCTGTACGTGCCGAGTTCATTGACCCACATGAGCGATCTCGAGGCCTGCTTCGAGACCTGCTTTGCAACGCAGCGCACGGCCTCGTTCCCGAGCTACGAGCTCGATGGCCCGTTCTCCAAGCTCGCCCGGAAGATCCAAGCCAAGCAGTTCGCCCAGGTCAAGACCTTCCTCGGCGAGGACTTCTTCGTGTACAACGAGGACCATGGTCTGCGGGCGGCCTGTGGGATGGTCTATCTGCGGGAGATGAGCACGGCTGAGTTCTTCTCAAACGCCGCCGAGCTCAAGCATCGCGCCGAAGACCGCTGA
- a CDS encoding DUF1460 domain-containing protein yields MVVGRGDKRNPCSTCWATTGITTLLGFVLGLSGCAAAPREETQPNRHTTSPTAPAATAGAALADRPLYQFAEEEFDDYLPWLLAARPVLTDRIVHLARQGLGQPYEIYLLGEFPFEWHDPDPIYCLTRSDCVTFCEHIYALALSHDWWSYLRTLQRIRYRDGIVSMLTRNHYTVADWNRNNAYLFEDLTSALGDGAVAVSLQQICRRANFFAKFGIGQDIPDEPIRDAYLPKGRVHEILSELRDGDFVNIIRGDADSQWAGHTGLIVHGPDGTVHFLHSARPEVREEPLLDYLASDRRCVGIKILRLWPDAEARMAAALESPDATPISRASVQAALARSPLMNTGAPPTYALDWRGAMQMQAYRLDHDTPVDHELQAALIALDRRLGAEFDIPDEQRACGMLDLRTQRLALVRPDEMFYGASVPKIIIAGAYFAKYPEAAATLDPETERELELMIKRSSNELAAKYSQLIGLEFLQSFVQSPEYRFYDAERGGGLWCGKHYGLDAPRNGDPLHDHSHGATVRQCLRYYLLMEQGKLVSATASARLKRIFAAPALDFHSHNFVGGLRGRHLTLLRKSGQWEDWHLDTARVQHGDLLYLLAAMVHHPRGQEYLAALAAGVDDLLGGSRSAPPAYHQTLHHTRPMDFAAGTRLYADFAEDVLTLRPAENLAAVYESPVWTAPFPFNEALLSWNLTVPEGAQVAIEIRVGWHYDDSWSPYLHVGFAGAEPPDLSAAVFAYRGGKIDVDYFVSPERYDRVQYRLRALAPTATAVRVERMDLTLSDTTGLPLATPRPGSLSPHFTLPPGDARGRLPVPFHNQRTEREELFGRLCSPASVSMVLAYRGVDSSTLRVAQAVYDPVHDIYGNWPRQVQAAWELGVPGYLTRIADWATVEHYLASDQPLIASIRVEREGQLRNAPYGAIGGHLIVLTGFDAEGGVYVNDSGRSDPEVGQRVYLRTDLEDVWMRGSGGVTYILEKPRE; encoded by the coding sequence ATGGTGGTTGGCAGGGGCGACAAGAGGAACCCGTGCAGCACGTGCTGGGCCACCACGGGAATCACGACACTGCTGGGGTTCGTACTGGGTTTGAGCGGTTGCGCGGCGGCACCACGAGAGGAAACCCAGCCCAACCGTCACACCACCTCACCGACCGCGCCGGCCGCCACGGCGGGCGCCGCCCTGGCCGACCGCCCACTGTACCAGTTCGCCGAAGAAGAGTTCGACGACTATCTGCCTTGGCTGCTGGCGGCTCGGCCAGTACTGACCGACCGCATCGTCCACCTGGCGCGACAAGGTCTCGGACAACCATACGAAATCTATCTGCTCGGCGAGTTCCCTTTCGAATGGCACGACCCGGATCCGATCTACTGCCTGACGCGCAGCGACTGCGTGACATTCTGTGAGCATATTTATGCCCTGGCGCTCAGCCATGACTGGTGGTCCTACCTGCGCACGCTGCAGCGCATTCGCTATCGTGACGGCATCGTCAGCATGCTCACCCGTAATCATTACACGGTTGCCGATTGGAATCGCAACAACGCCTACCTCTTTGAGGATCTGACCAGCGCGCTCGGCGACGGAGCGGTGGCCGTATCGTTGCAGCAAATCTGTCGGCGCGCCAACTTTTTCGCAAAGTTCGGGATCGGGCAGGACATCCCCGATGAGCCGATCCGCGACGCGTATCTCCCGAAGGGGCGTGTCCACGAAATTCTGTCCGAACTGCGCGACGGAGACTTCGTCAACATCATCCGCGGTGACGCCGATTCGCAGTGGGCGGGGCACACGGGCCTGATTGTCCATGGACCCGACGGCACAGTGCATTTTCTGCATTCGGCCCGTCCGGAGGTGCGCGAAGAGCCGCTGCTCGACTATCTCGCTTCGGACCGGCGCTGCGTGGGCATCAAGATCCTGCGCTTGTGGCCAGATGCGGAGGCCCGCATGGCGGCGGCGCTTGAATCGCCGGACGCGACGCCGATTTCGCGGGCCAGCGTGCAGGCAGCGCTGGCGCGCAGCCCGCTGATGAACACCGGCGCCCCGCCCACCTATGCCCTTGACTGGAGGGGTGCGATGCAGATGCAGGCCTACCGTCTGGATCACGATACTCCGGTGGATCATGAATTGCAGGCCGCACTGATCGCACTCGACCGGCGGCTCGGGGCGGAATTCGACATTCCCGACGAGCAGCGCGCGTGCGGCATGCTCGATCTCCGTACCCAGCGGCTCGCGCTGGTTCGCCCGGACGAGATGTTCTACGGGGCGAGCGTACCGAAGATCATCATTGCCGGGGCGTATTTCGCGAAGTATCCAGAAGCGGCGGCCACACTCGACCCCGAAACGGAGCGCGAGCTGGAGCTGATGATCAAGCGTTCGAGCAATGAGCTGGCCGCGAAATACAGCCAGCTCATCGGGCTCGAATTCCTGCAGTCCTTTGTCCAATCGCCAGAATACCGCTTCTATGACGCCGAACGGGGCGGCGGACTCTGGTGCGGCAAGCATTACGGCCTCGATGCGCCGCGCAACGGTGATCCGCTGCACGATCATTCGCACGGTGCCACCGTCCGCCAGTGCCTGCGTTACTACCTGCTGATGGAGCAGGGCAAATTGGTGAGTGCCACCGCCAGTGCTCGACTGAAACGCATCTTCGCAGCTCCCGCGCTCGACTTTCACAGCCACAACTTCGTCGGCGGACTTCGCGGACGCCACCTGACCCTGCTGCGCAAGAGCGGCCAGTGGGAGGACTGGCACCTCGACACCGCCCGCGTGCAGCACGGTGATCTGCTTTATCTGCTCGCCGCGATGGTTCATCATCCGCGCGGCCAGGAATACCTGGCGGCACTGGCCGCCGGCGTGGACGATCTGCTGGGCGGCTCACGTAGCGCCCCCCCGGCCTACCATCAAACCTTGCATCATACGCGGCCGATGGATTTCGCCGCCGGTACGCGGCTGTACGCGGACTTCGCCGAAGATGTGCTCACGCTGCGTCCCGCGGAGAATCTCGCGGCTGTGTACGAGTCTCCGGTGTGGACAGCGCCGTTTCCGTTCAACGAGGCGCTGTTGTCATGGAATCTGACCGTCCCGGAAGGTGCGCAGGTCGCGATTGAGATACGGGTCGGCTGGCACTACGACGACTCGTGGTCACCCTATCTGCACGTCGGATTTGCCGGGGCGGAGCCGCCGGATCTCAGTGCAGCCGTGTTCGCCTATCGCGGTGGCAAGATCGACGTGGATTACTTCGTTTCCCCGGAGCGCTACGACCGTGTCCAGTACCGACTCCGTGCGTTGGCGCCAACCGCCACCGCTGTAAGGGTCGAGCGCATGGACTTGACACTGTCCGATACGACCGGCTTGCCCCTGGCGACGCCCCGGCCGGGATCCCTGTCACCGCACTTCACGTTGCCTCCCGGGGACGCACGGGGTCGGCTGCCCGTACCCTTTCACAACCAGCGCACGGAGCGCGAAGAATTGTTTGGCCGACTGTGCAGCCCGGCTTCGGTGAGCATGGTGCTCGCCTATCGCGGAGTAGACAGCAGCACACTTCGCGTCGCCCAGGCGGTCTACGACCCAGTGCACGACATTTACGGCAATTGGCCGCGACAGGTACAAGCGGCATGGGAATTGGGGGTGCCTGGCTACCTGACGCGCATCGCGGACTGGGCCACAGTGGAGCACTACCTCGCGTCAGATCAACCCCTGATCGCGTCGATCCGAGTGGAGCGGGAGGGGCAATTGCGCAATGCCCCTTATGGTGCGATCGGTGGGCACCTCATCGTTCTCACGGGTTTCGATGCCGAAGGCGGCGTGTACGTCAACGATTCGGGCCGGTCGGACCCGGAGGTCGGGCAACGCGTTTACTTGCGTACGGATCTCGAAGATGTCTGGATGCGTGGATCGGGCGGGGTCACCTACATCCTGGAAAAGCCGCGCGAGTAG